In Arachis hypogaea cultivar Tifrunner chromosome 17, arahy.Tifrunner.gnm2.J5K5, whole genome shotgun sequence, a single window of DNA contains:
- the LOC112764339 gene encoding uncharacterized protein isoform X1: MQALTLSKRLSTSKPLFRISPNLVASITSSSTTSPPPSSPISAADGGSSCHPLALLSLLRAPRSATQSLRTGVSGSEVRDANLAGGHVRANEVLKLYRPCYGTGIATFKVQPHGAAGYATATTTGDSIQRKERDSGLRNVGPKTKREQLLKATALVPLLLIFPNAYSMLAANLFVFWHISAGIEEILADYVHHEMTRNYVVIAFKLFLIIAMKDVFLKFVFV, translated from the exons atgcaGGCTCTGACCCTGAGCAAGAGGCTCTCTACATCCAAGCCTCTCTTCAGAATCTCTCCCAACCTCGTCGCTTCAATCACCTCCTCTTCCACCACCTCTCCGCCACCTTCGTCACCGATCTCCGCCGCAGATGGCGGCTCCTCCTGCCATCCCTTGGCTCTCCTCAGCTTACTCCGCGCTCCCAGGTCTGCTACCCAAAGCCTCCGAACTGGTGTCTCCGGATCTGAA GTTAGAGATGCGAATCTCGCTGGAGGCCATG TACGCGCTAATGAG GTTCTGAAACTTTATCGCCCCTGTTACGGAACCGGAATAGCAACTTTCAAG GTTCAGCCTCACGGTGCAGCTGGTTATGCCACTGCTACTACTACGGGCGATAGCATCCAGAG GAAGGAGCGAGACAGTGGATTGAGGAATGTAGGTCCGAAGACAAAGAGAGAGCAGCTGCTAAAAGCCACTGCACTTGTCCCACTTCTTTTGATATTCCCGAACGCCTATTCCATGCTCGCAGCGAATCTCTTTGTATTTTGGCACATAAGTGCTGGTATTGAAGAGATTTTGGCTGATTATGTCCACCATGAGATGACCCGAAATTACGTCGTGATTGCTTTCAAATTGTTCCTGATAATTGCAATGAAGGATGTGTTCCTGAAATTTGTATTTGTATAA
- the LOC112764339 gene encoding succinate dehydrogenase subunit 4, mitochondrial isoform X2, producing MQALTLSKRLSTSKPLFRISPNLVASITSSSTTSPPPSSPISAADGGSSCHPLALLSLLRAPRSATQSLRTGVSGSEVSITVSSILLYHYCKCFSLVKPCDNVSQVQPHGAAGYATATTTGDSIQRKERDSGLRNVGPKTKREQLLKATALVPLLLIFPNAYSMLAANLFVFWHISAGIEEILADYVHHEMTRNYVVIAFKLFLIIAMKDVFLKFVFV from the exons atgcaGGCTCTGACCCTGAGCAAGAGGCTCTCTACATCCAAGCCTCTCTTCAGAATCTCTCCCAACCTCGTCGCTTCAATCACCTCCTCTTCCACCACCTCTCCGCCACCTTCGTCACCGATCTCCGCCGCAGATGGCGGCTCCTCCTGCCATCCCTTGGCTCTCCTCAGCTTACTCCGCGCTCCCAGGTCTGCTACCCAAAGCCTCCGAACTGGTGTCTCCGGATCTGAAGTAAGCATAACCGTTTCCTCGATTCTCTTGTATCACT ATTGTAAATGCTTCAGTCTTGTTAAACCCTGTGACAATGTCTCCCAGGTTCAGCCTCACGGTGCAGCTGGTTATGCCACTGCTACTACTACGGGCGATAGCATCCAGAG GAAGGAGCGAGACAGTGGATTGAGGAATGTAGGTCCGAAGACAAAGAGAGAGCAGCTGCTAAAAGCCACTGCACTTGTCCCACTTCTTTTGATATTCCCGAACGCCTATTCCATGCTCGCAGCGAATCTCTTTGTATTTTGGCACATAAGTGCTGGTATTGAAGAGATTTTGGCTGATTATGTCCACCATGAGATGACCCGAAATTACGTCGTGATTGCTTTCAAATTGTTCCTGATAATTGCAATGAAGGATGTGTTCCTGAAATTTGTATTTGTATAA